A single Providencia manganoxydans DNA region contains:
- a CDS encoding purine-cytosine permease family protein, whose protein sequence is MTVSNNIIADKKSRQDNVPLIEARSIDYIPESERHGTLSSQFTLWFGANLQITAIVTGALAVVLGGDVFWSLIGLFIGQLLGGAVMALHAVQGPKLGLPQMISSRVQFGVYGAVIPILLVCMMYVGFSASGTVLAGQAVGQLLHVSDWIGILIFGAVIIAITICGYRIIHILGKVASVVGVIAFFYLFFRLFYMNDVSVLLENRHFSWTNFLLAMSLSASWQIAFGPYVADYSRYLPTKTPTIKAFLAVGSGTVIGTQASMILGVFAAALAGSQFAGHEVAYIVGLGSTGLIAALLYISIFFGKVTITALNAYGSFMSMAAIFCGFRGKQQISRGQRLFFIILMVSFSTLLGLAGQHSFLKLFSAFLLFLLAFFTPWSAINLVDYYWVTKGRYDVPQLSNPNGRYGRWNKVGIITYVVGVLIQLPFIATGFYTGPLVETLGGVDISWIVGLVATSIIYYVAIKIWPMSVADRLILPSTH, encoded by the coding sequence ATGACAGTTTCAAACAATATAATCGCAGATAAAAAAAGCCGGCAGGACAACGTTCCCCTAATAGAAGCTCGTTCGATTGATTACATTCCTGAATCTGAGCGCCATGGCACGTTATCAAGCCAATTTACCCTTTGGTTTGGGGCAAACCTACAGATCACCGCCATTGTCACAGGGGCACTTGCTGTGGTTTTAGGTGGAGACGTGTTTTGGTCTTTGATTGGTTTATTTATTGGCCAGTTACTTGGTGGGGCAGTTATGGCTTTGCATGCGGTGCAAGGGCCTAAGCTGGGCTTGCCACAAATGATTTCCAGTCGTGTGCAGTTTGGTGTGTATGGTGCGGTGATCCCTATCTTACTGGTTTGCATGATGTACGTAGGTTTCTCTGCGAGTGGGACTGTATTAGCAGGGCAAGCCGTTGGACAGTTACTTCATGTTAGTGACTGGATTGGTATTTTGATTTTTGGCGCAGTGATCATCGCCATTACTATCTGTGGTTATCGTATCATTCACATATTGGGCAAAGTGGCGAGTGTAGTTGGGGTGATCGCATTCTTTTATTTGTTCTTCCGCCTTTTCTACATGAATGATGTTTCCGTGTTACTTGAAAATCGTCATTTTAGTTGGACCAATTTCTTATTGGCGATGTCATTGTCTGCATCATGGCAAATTGCATTTGGCCCTTATGTGGCTGACTATTCACGCTATTTACCTACAAAAACTCCCACTATTAAAGCTTTCCTTGCGGTAGGTTCAGGAACGGTGATCGGGACTCAAGCTTCGATGATCCTTGGTGTATTTGCAGCAGCGCTAGCAGGAAGCCAATTTGCAGGCCATGAAGTGGCTTATATTGTTGGATTAGGTAGTACAGGTTTGATTGCAGCACTACTCTATATCAGTATCTTTTTCGGTAAAGTGACTATTACAGCGTTAAATGCCTATGGCAGCTTTATGTCGATGGCCGCTATATTTTGTGGTTTCCGAGGTAAACAGCAAATTTCACGTGGGCAAAGGCTATTTTTCATCATACTGATGGTGAGTTTCTCAACTCTCTTAGGTCTTGCTGGCCAGCACTCCTTCTTAAAATTATTTTCTGCTTTCTTATTATTCTTACTGGCATTTTTTACACCTTGGAGTGCTATCAACCTTGTTGATTACTATTGGGTAACCAAAGGTCGCTATGATGTACCTCAATTATCAAACCCAAATGGCCGTTATGGACGTTGGAACAAAGTGGGCATTATCACCTATGTGGTTGGGGTCTTGATCCAATTACCTTTTATCGCAACAGGTTTCTATACAGGGCCATTAGTTGAAACGTTAGGAGGCGTTGATATTTCATGGATTGTTGGCTTAGTGGCAACCAGTATTATCTATTATGTGGCGATTAAAATATGGCCAATGTCAGTCGCGGATCGCTTGATATTGCCATCTACTCATTAA
- a CDS encoding electron transfer flavoprotein subunit beta/FixA family protein: MKILVAVKRVIDHNVKVRVKADGSGIELANVKMAINPFDEIAVEEAVRLKEAGKASEVVVVSIGDISSQDTLRSAMAIGADRAILIQRPNDLVLDPLDIARLLQQVVITEQPDLILLGKQAIDNDCNQTGQMLSALLKCGQATFASSIEIEGALLQVTREIDGGLETLSLSLPAVVTTDLRLNEPRYATLPNIMKAKKKPLEIQTISEMDFTPLNQVKTLTVTEPKKRVGQCTLFNDINALVNELQAKNVF, from the coding sequence ATGAAAATTTTAGTGGCTGTTAAAAGAGTTATTGATCACAACGTTAAAGTGCGTGTGAAAGCAGATGGTTCGGGTATTGAATTAGCGAATGTCAAAATGGCGATCAATCCTTTTGATGAAATTGCGGTGGAAGAAGCGGTTCGCCTTAAAGAAGCTGGAAAAGCGAGTGAAGTCGTTGTGGTCTCCATTGGTGATATTAGTTCACAGGATACATTACGTAGTGCAATGGCGATTGGTGCTGATCGTGCAATCTTAATTCAGAGACCCAATGATTTGGTATTAGATCCGTTGGATATCGCTCGATTATTGCAACAAGTCGTCATAACAGAGCAACCTGATTTAATTCTCCTTGGTAAACAAGCTATTGATAACGATTGTAACCAAACAGGGCAAATGCTATCGGCATTGTTGAAATGTGGTCAGGCAACCTTTGCCTCTTCAATTGAAATCGAAGGAGCGCTATTGCAGGTAACGCGCGAAATAGATGGTGGCCTAGAAACATTGTCTTTATCACTACCTGCGGTAGTAACAACCGATTTACGTTTAAACGAGCCGCGCTATGCAACGTTACCAAACATTATGAAGGCAAAGAAGAAACCATTAGAGATACAAACGATTTCAGAGATGGATTTTACCCCCTTAAATCAAGTGAAAACATTAACCGTGACTGAGCCGAAAAAGCGCGTAGGCCAATGCACATTATTTAATGACATCAATGCATTAGTGAATGAATTACAAGCAAAAAACGTTTTCTAG
- a CDS encoding electron transfer flavoprotein subunit alpha/FixB family protein, producing MSQLSVLVVVEHDNQTIKSSTYHSVNAATQILSGQGQLHLLVAGSECAKVAEQAATIDGVGKVIVIDSHELQHQLAETITEAVIAVAKDYSHILFPATTYGKNIAPRVAATLGIAQISDITEVIDTQTYVRPIYAGNALATVQNNGQQVVLTIRSSAFPATSHSQNKAVIENYTVGQFNPLSQLKSQSLTQVSRAELSSAKIVISGGRGLSSGENFALIETIADKLGAAVGASRAAVDAGYVPNDYQVGQTGKIVAPDLYIAVGISGAIQHIAGMKESKVIVAINSDPEAPIFQVADYGIVGDLFEILPEFDKALA from the coding sequence ATGAGTCAATTATCTGTACTTGTTGTGGTCGAACATGACAACCAAACAATTAAATCATCAACCTACCATAGCGTGAATGCGGCAACGCAAATTCTATCGGGTCAGGGCCAGCTGCATCTGTTAGTTGCAGGTAGCGAATGTGCGAAAGTGGCTGAACAGGCTGCAACCATTGATGGTGTGGGAAAAGTAATTGTGATTGATAGTCATGAATTACAGCACCAGTTAGCGGAAACCATTACAGAGGCAGTGATAGCGGTTGCGAAAGATTATAGTCATATACTATTTCCTGCGACGACATACGGTAAAAATATCGCGCCACGTGTTGCTGCGACACTCGGTATTGCACAAATTTCTGATATTACAGAAGTGATTGATACACAAACGTATGTGCGCCCAATCTATGCAGGTAATGCATTAGCTACAGTACAAAATAATGGACAACAAGTGGTACTCACGATCCGTAGTTCTGCTTTTCCAGCAACAAGTCACTCACAAAATAAAGCTGTTATTGAAAATTATACCGTTGGTCAATTTAACCCACTATCACAATTAAAAAGTCAGTCATTAACACAAGTTAGCCGAGCAGAACTCAGCTCCGCCAAAATTGTGATATCAGGGGGGAGGGGATTAAGCTCAGGCGAAAACTTTGCCTTGATTGAAACCATTGCCGATAAACTGGGTGCCGCGGTGGGGGCATCAAGAGCGGCAGTTGACGCGGGTTATGTGCCAAATGACTATCAAGTTGGGCAAACAGGCAAAATTGTTGCCCCTGATCTGTATATCGCGGTCGGTATTTCAGGCGCGATTCAACATATAGCAGGAATGAAAGAGAGCAAAGTGATCGTGGCAATTAACAGCGATCCTGAAGCGCCTATTTTCCAAGTTGCTGATTATGGCATTGTTGGTGATCTGTTTGAGATCTTGCCTGAATTTGATAAAGCATTGGCCTAA
- a CDS encoding acyl-CoA dehydrogenase family protein, giving the protein MSFQIDETEQAIVDAVEKVCRDVLQANAQRYDETETFCAESLSALGEMGCWGINLPEQYGGFGIGSIAMSMIVEAVAAACASTSSALTAHFLATDSILIGGTEEQKQYWLPKAASGELLGAFGLTEPAAGSNPADMRTIATRENGGWRIRGNKHYITNAKEADFIVLYAKTDPEAGARGISAFMIPKGTEGVEFSSPEKTMGLRGSTIYELALNCWLPESALLGEENKGFHTAMEVLDKGRVEVAATSLGIARAAMECALGWVKERQIGKKPLAAYQGTQWRLADMHTQLEAARMLTWNAAERRDTGERFSLQSATAKLFAAECAGFVTDAALQLHGGYGYIRDLPLERYVRDARILRIFEGTSEIQKIIISRAVLDAV; this is encoded by the coding sequence ATGAGCTTTCAAATTGATGAAACAGAACAAGCCATTGTCGATGCTGTGGAAAAAGTTTGCCGAGATGTTTTGCAAGCGAACGCACAGCGTTATGACGAAACAGAAACTTTTTGTGCAGAAAGCTTATCTGCTTTAGGTGAAATGGGATGCTGGGGAATTAACTTACCGGAGCAATACGGTGGTTTTGGTATTGGTAGCATTGCGATGAGTATGATTGTTGAAGCCGTTGCTGCTGCATGTGCATCAACATCATCAGCACTGACTGCGCATTTTCTTGCAACGGACTCTATCTTAATCGGTGGGACTGAAGAGCAAAAACAATATTGGTTACCCAAAGCAGCCAGTGGTGAGCTATTAGGTGCATTTGGCTTAACTGAACCCGCAGCAGGTTCAAACCCAGCAGATATGCGTACTATTGCAACACGTGAAAATGGCGGCTGGCGAATTCGTGGTAATAAACACTATATTACCAATGCCAAAGAAGCTGATTTTATTGTGTTATATGCCAAAACAGACCCTGAAGCAGGAGCTCGTGGTATCAGTGCATTTATGATCCCAAAAGGCACTGAAGGTGTTGAGTTTTCTTCCCCTGAAAAAACCATGGGACTACGTGGTAGCACAATCTATGAATTAGCCCTGAATTGTTGGTTACCTGAATCTGCATTATTAGGTGAAGAAAATAAAGGTTTCCATACTGCAATGGAAGTATTGGATAAAGGGCGTGTGGAGGTTGCTGCAACGTCATTAGGTATTGCCCGAGCAGCGATGGAATGTGCTCTGGGGTGGGTCAAAGAACGCCAAATTGGCAAAAAACCATTGGCAGCCTATCAAGGAACACAATGGCGCCTCGCAGATATGCATACCCAGCTGGAGGCAGCAAGAATGTTGACTTGGAATGCCGCTGAACGCCGTGATACAGGCGAGCGTTTTAGTTTGCAATCGGCGACAGCAAAATTATTTGCCGCAGAATGTGCCGGTTTTGTCACTGATGCTGCATTACAACTGCATGGCGGTTATGGCTATATTCGCGATCTGCCTCTAGAACGCTATGTTCGTGATGCAAGAATTTTACGAATTTTTGAAGGTACCTCGGAAATTCAAAAAATTATTATCTCACGTGCGGTTTTAGATGCCGTTTAA
- a CDS encoding electron transfer flavoprotein-ubiquinone oxidoreductase — MAIDNSVNVNEAPERESMEFDVLIVGGGPAGLSAAIRLKQLAVENNQEISVCLIDKGAEVGAHILSGAVIDPRALDELLPNWQQLVASELTEVTQDSFLLLKEHKASRLPLALLPASLKNSGNLIGSLGQVCAALAAHAEQLGVDVFAGFAATDILYDESGAVVGVTTGDMGLDKSGNPTPMYQPGMNLRAKMTLFAEGCRGQLGKQLIERFDLAAGRGKQTYGLGIKEIWQIPKEQHQAGLVVHSIGWPLDNHTYGGGFAYHYGDNLVAVGLVVGLNYENPYLSPFDEFQRLKTHPSFSAFLRGGERVSYGARTLVAGGLTALPELSFPGGALIGDDAGFLNAARIKGSHCAVKSGSLAAEALLASIDHESIDYDKFNLQYRQKFEQSWLYRELYQTRNFKPYMKKGLYIGSLLFGAEQLLLKGRTPWTLKLKQADHQCLKEAKYFQPIVYPKPDGILTFDKPSSVFLSNTNHEEQQPCHLKLQDDDVPITVNLSMYSAPETRYCPAGVYEIIQEQEQPKLQINAQNCLHCKACDIKDPTQNICWTAPQGGEGPIYQGM; from the coding sequence ATGGCTATCGACAATAGTGTCAATGTTAACGAGGCTCCCGAGCGGGAATCGATGGAATTTGATGTCCTGATTGTCGGTGGTGGGCCTGCGGGATTATCGGCGGCGATCCGACTAAAGCAGCTCGCTGTAGAAAATAACCAAGAGATATCAGTTTGCTTAATTGATAAGGGTGCTGAAGTTGGTGCACACATTTTATCAGGGGCGGTTATTGATCCTCGTGCATTAGATGAATTGCTACCAAACTGGCAACAGCTTGTTGCCAGTGAATTAACTGAGGTCACTCAGGATAGTTTTCTACTATTAAAAGAACATAAAGCGAGTCGCTTACCTTTGGCTTTACTGCCAGCGAGTTTAAAAAATAGCGGCAATTTAATTGGTAGCCTTGGACAGGTTTGTGCTGCGTTGGCGGCACACGCTGAACAATTGGGTGTTGATGTTTTTGCCGGTTTTGCTGCGACAGACATTTTATACGATGAATCGGGTGCCGTTGTTGGTGTCACTACTGGCGATATGGGGTTGGATAAATCGGGAAATCCAACGCCTATGTATCAACCAGGGATGAATTTACGGGCAAAAATGACCTTATTTGCTGAAGGCTGTCGTGGGCAGTTAGGGAAACAACTCATTGAACGTTTCGATTTAGCAGCAGGTCGTGGGAAGCAAACTTATGGGCTTGGTATAAAAGAAATCTGGCAAATACCCAAAGAACAACATCAGGCAGGGTTGGTGGTTCACTCTATTGGCTGGCCCCTAGATAACCATACTTATGGTGGCGGCTTTGCATATCATTACGGTGACAACCTTGTCGCGGTTGGTTTGGTGGTTGGACTCAATTATGAAAACCCTTATTTGTCACCTTTTGATGAATTTCAGCGTCTAAAAACGCATCCATCATTTAGTGCTTTTTTACGTGGTGGCGAGCGGGTGAGCTATGGTGCGCGAACCCTTGTTGCTGGTGGCTTAACGGCACTACCTGAATTAAGTTTCCCTGGTGGTGCGTTGATTGGTGATGATGCTGGGTTTCTGAATGCCGCACGTATCAAGGGGAGTCATTGTGCTGTGAAAAGTGGTTCATTAGCTGCTGAAGCATTGTTGGCATCGATTGACCATGAATCGATAGATTATGACAAATTTAATCTGCAATACCGGCAAAAATTTGAGCAGAGTTGGTTATATCGTGAATTATATCAAACCCGTAATTTTAAGCCTTACATGAAAAAAGGGTTATATATAGGTTCTTTATTATTCGGTGCTGAACAATTGCTATTAAAAGGGCGCACACCATGGACGCTGAAACTAAAACAGGCAGACCATCAATGCTTGAAAGAGGCTAAATATTTCCAGCCGATCGTGTATCCAAAACCAGATGGCATTTTAACGTTTGATAAACCCTCTTCGGTTTTTTTATCTAATACTAACCATGAAGAGCAGCAACCTTGTCACTTGAAATTACAAGATGATGATGTACCAATAACTGTCAATTTATCGATGTATTCAGCACCTGAAACGCGTTATTGCCCCGCGGGGGTATATGAAATTATTCAGGAACAAGAACAACCCAAATTGCAAATTAATGCGCAAAACTGCCTGCACTGTAAGGCGTGTGATATTAAAGACCCAACACAAAATATCTGTTGGACGGCGCCTCAAGGGGGAGAAGGCCCTATTTATCAAGGGATGTAA